The following proteins are encoded in a genomic region of uncultured Ilyobacter sp.:
- a CDS encoding DUF2238 domain-containing protein, which translates to MRRAKVNLFQLLIFLGVLMWSGIKPYDTFTWMLEVAPAVIGAVVIVATYKKFPLTPLTYWLVLIHAIILIIGGHYTYARVPFFNWLKDIFELERNNYDKLGHFVQGFTPAVIAREILLRKSVVSKGKWLFFIVISICMAISAFYELLEWWVALATGTGSNEFLGTQGYIWDTQSDMFYCLIGAFLSLIFFRKLHDRELEIIDSESKRG; encoded by the coding sequence ATGAGAAGAGCAAAGGTGAATCTCTTTCAGCTGTTGATATTTTTGGGTGTTTTGATGTGGAGCGGAATAAAACCTTATGATACTTTCACATGGATGTTAGAGGTGGCGCCGGCAGTTATCGGCGCTGTCGTAATAGTGGCAACTTATAAAAAGTTTCCCCTGACACCTCTGACTTACTGGCTTGTTCTTATTCATGCTATTATTTTAATAATTGGTGGACATTATACTTATGCAAGAGTGCCTTTTTTTAACTGGCTTAAAGATATATTTGAATTAGAGAGAAATAACTATGACAAGCTAGGTCATTTTGTACAGGGGTTTACACCTGCAGTGATAGCCAGAGAAATTTTACTAAGAAAGTCGGTGGTTTCTAAAGGAAAGTGGCTTTTCTTTATTGTTATATCAATATGCATGGCAATAAGTGCCTTTTATGAACTCTTGGAATGGTGGGTTGCCCTTGCTACTGGGACTGGGTCCAATGAGTTTCTTGGGACACAGGGATATATTTGGGACACGCAGTCAGATATGTTTTATTGCCTTATAGGTGCTTTTTTATCGCTGATTTTTTTCAGAAAACTTCATGACAGGGAACTTGAAATTATAGATAGCGAATCTAAGAGGGGGTAA